Proteins from one Gibbsiella quercinecans genomic window:
- a CDS encoding rhodanese homology domain-containing protein has product MPAFVYRDFSTLRAALLSRQELALIDVREEAEFAESHPLFAVNIPLSKLELEAYRRIPRRSTPITVYDNGDGRAEQAARRLQQFGYGDVALLAGGLAGWQAGGGELFQDVNTPSKAFGELVESRRHTPSLTAQQVKALIDQHADMVIVDARRFDEYQTMSIPTSTSVPGAELVLRIKALAPDPNTQVIVNCAGRTRSIIGTQSLINAGISNPVAALRNGTIGWGLAGFALESQQQRRYPNGAENLAQAQQQARRVADAAGVRRIDRETLGLWRQDAARTTYLFDVRSPEEYRAGHLPGSYSAPGGQLVQETDHYASVLGARVALVDDDGVRANMSASWLAQMGWEAAVVDGLTAADLTEPGDPAAQLPPPPPADEITPAQLAALLEQEGTVLLDFTTSANYVARHIPGAHWVIRSQLPLALENLPPAKRYVLTCGSSLLARYAVPEVATLTGKPVQLLAGGTLAWIAENRPLAKGEGQLAAPRIDRYRRPYEGTDNPREAMQAYLDWEFGLVEQLARDATHGFTVL; this is encoded by the coding sequence ATGCCTGCCTTTGTTTACCGTGATTTTTCCACCCTGCGCGCCGCGTTGTTGTCCCGCCAGGAGTTGGCGCTGATCGATGTGCGTGAAGAAGCCGAATTTGCTGAAAGCCACCCGCTGTTTGCCGTGAATATCCCGCTGAGCAAGCTGGAGCTGGAAGCCTACCGGCGTATTCCGCGCCGCAGCACCCCCATTACCGTCTATGACAACGGCGACGGACGGGCCGAACAGGCGGCAAGGCGGCTGCAGCAGTTCGGCTATGGTGATGTTGCCCTGCTGGCCGGCGGCCTGGCGGGCTGGCAAGCCGGTGGCGGCGAGCTTTTCCAGGACGTGAACACGCCAAGCAAGGCCTTTGGTGAACTGGTGGAAAGCCGCAGGCACACGCCATCGCTGACTGCGCAGCAGGTTAAGGCCCTGATCGATCAGCATGCCGATATGGTGATCGTTGATGCGCGCCGTTTTGATGAATACCAAACCATGAGTATCCCCACCAGCACCAGCGTGCCGGGGGCGGAGCTGGTGCTGAGGATCAAGGCGCTGGCGCCGGATCCCAACACGCAGGTGATTGTTAACTGCGCCGGGCGCACGCGCAGCATTATCGGTACCCAGTCGTTAATCAACGCTGGCATCAGCAACCCGGTGGCGGCGCTGCGCAACGGTACGATCGGCTGGGGGCTGGCGGGGTTTGCGTTAGAAAGCCAGCAGCAGCGCCGCTACCCGAACGGCGCGGAGAATCTGGCGCAGGCGCAGCAACAGGCGCGTCGGGTGGCGGACGCGGCCGGTGTCCGGCGCATTGACCGCGAGACGCTTGGGCTGTGGCGGCAGGATGCGGCGCGCACCACCTATCTGTTCGATGTGCGCAGCCCCGAGGAGTATCGCGCCGGGCATCTGCCGGGCAGTTACAGCGCGCCCGGTGGGCAACTGGTGCAGGAAACGGATCACTATGCCAGCGTGCTCGGTGCCCGCGTGGCGCTGGTGGATGATGACGGTGTGCGCGCCAACATGAGCGCCTCCTGGCTGGCGCAGATGGGCTGGGAGGCGGCGGTAGTGGACGGGCTGACCGCCGCCGACCTTACCGAGCCGGGCGATCCGGCGGCGCAGCTACCGCCGCCGCCGCCGGCGGATGAAATCACCCCGGCGCAGTTGGCCGCCCTGTTAGAGCAGGAAGGCACGGTGCTGTTGGATTTCACCACCAGCGCCAATTACGTTGCGCGCCATATTCCTGGTGCGCATTGGGTTATCCGCTCGCAGCTGCCGTTGGCGTTGGAAAACCTGCCGCCGGCCAAACGCTATGTTCTGACCTGCGGTAGCAGCCTGCTGGCGCGCTATGCCGTGCCGGAAGTGGCCACGCTGACCGGCAAGCCGGTGCAACTGCTTGCCGGCGGCACCCTGGCGTGGATCGCCGAAAACCGGCCGTTGGCAAAGGGCGAAGGGCAGTTGGCCGCGCCGCGTATCGACCGTTATCGCCGCCCGTACGAAGGCACGGACAATCCGCGTGAAGCGATGCAAGCCTATCTGGACTGGGAGTTTGGGCTGGTGGAACAGCTGGCGCGTGATGCAACCCATGGCTTTACCGTGCTCTGA
- a CDS encoding D-amino-acid transaminase, with amino-acid sequence MRTLYLNGEFIAENEAKISVFDRGFTFADAIYEVTAVLQGKLLDIELHLARLRRSLDDMALTLALDNDALLAIHQALIARNQLQEGLIYLQVSRGVEDRNFAFPPAGTPPTLVLYTQAKNILASPLAEQGMNIISLPDLRWGRCDIKTTQLLYACLAKEQARQRGADDAWLVKDGLITEGTSNNAFIVSRDGAVITRELSHVLLPGITRGTLIALLNQQGLRLETRAYTLDEAKGAAEAFITSSTSFIYPVVSIDGQPVGDGKPGPVTRRLRQLYIDRALALTS; translated from the coding sequence ATGCGTACCTTATACCTGAACGGTGAATTCATTGCTGAAAACGAAGCGAAGATTTCGGTTTTTGACCGTGGCTTCACCTTTGCCGATGCCATTTATGAGGTCACCGCCGTACTGCAAGGCAAGCTGCTGGATATTGAGTTGCACCTGGCCCGCCTGCGGCGCTCGCTGGATGACATGGCGCTGACGTTGGCGCTGGATAACGATGCGTTATTGGCTATCCATCAGGCGTTGATCGCCCGTAACCAACTGCAGGAGGGGCTGATCTACCTGCAGGTGAGCCGCGGCGTTGAAGACCGTAACTTTGCTTTTCCGCCGGCCGGCACGCCGCCGACGCTGGTGCTCTACACCCAGGCCAAAAATATCCTCGCCAGCCCGCTGGCCGAGCAGGGCATGAACATTATCAGCCTGCCGGACTTACGCTGGGGGCGTTGCGACATTAAAACAACGCAGCTGCTGTACGCCTGCCTGGCGAAAGAGCAGGCCAGGCAACGCGGCGCGGATGATGCCTGGTTGGTGAAAGACGGTTTGATCACCGAAGGCACGTCTAACAATGCGTTTATTGTCAGCCGTGATGGCGCAGTGATCACGCGTGAGCTGTCGCATGTTCTGCTGCCCGGCATTACCCGCGGTACCCTGATTGCGCTGCTTAATCAACAGGGTTTGCGTCTTGAAACGCGGGCCTACACGTTGGATGAAGCAAAAGGCGCCGCAGAAGCCTTTATTACTTCCTCCACCTCATTTATCTACCCGGTGGTGAGTATCGACGGCCAGCCTGTCGGCGACGGTAAGCCTGGCCCAGTGACCCGGCGTTTACGCCAGCTTTATATCGATCGTGCGTTGGCGCTAACCAGCTGA
- a CDS encoding LLM class flavin-dependent oxidoreductase yields the protein MSVQFLGMIGHRLSSEIIPPAGPIFDRDYIVRFAQTHEAAGFDRLLVGHWSDQPDGFLVTALAGLSTQKINFLLAHRPGFVAPTLAARKFATLEHLLGGRLAVHIISGGNDAEQRRDGDYLDHDQRYARTDAFLDIVRQVWTEERPFDAHNDFYQVEQAFSAIKPLQKPHIPIFFGGSSDAAIAVAGKHADVFALWGESLAQTQETIQRVRAEAAKHQRQIDFSVSFRPIIAATETQAWEKAKEILHVATEHAEKTGVGYKNKPNSVGAQRLLKTVAQGEVVDKRLWTGIARLFGGGHNSTALVGTPEQVADALLDYYDLGVRNFLIRGFDPLNDAQEYGKELLPIARAKIAQRAARQSA from the coding sequence ATGAGCGTCCAATTTTTAGGCATGATCGGCCACCGTCTGTCTTCGGAAATCATCCCCCCGGCAGGCCCGATATTTGACCGCGACTACATTGTGCGCTTTGCGCAAACCCACGAGGCCGCCGGTTTTGACCGGCTGCTGGTCGGCCATTGGTCCGATCAACCCGACGGCTTTCTGGTCACGGCGTTGGCCGGGCTTTCCACGCAGAAAATCAACTTTTTACTGGCGCACCGGCCGGGCTTCGTCGCGCCGACCCTGGCGGCGCGCAAATTCGCCACCCTGGAGCACCTGCTGGGCGGCCGCCTGGCGGTGCATATCATTAGCGGCGGCAACGACGCAGAGCAACGCCGAGACGGCGACTACCTCGATCACGATCAGCGCTATGCTCGCACCGACGCGTTTTTAGACATTGTGCGCCAGGTCTGGACCGAGGAACGGCCGTTCGATGCCCATAACGATTTCTATCAGGTCGAACAGGCCTTTTCGGCGATAAAACCGCTGCAAAAACCCCATATCCCGATCTTTTTCGGCGGCTCGTCAGACGCGGCGATCGCCGTGGCTGGCAAGCACGCCGACGTGTTTGCCCTGTGGGGCGAATCGCTGGCGCAAACCCAGGAAACCATCCAGCGCGTGCGGGCTGAAGCGGCCAAACACCAGCGCCAAATCGATTTCAGCGTGTCATTCCGGCCGATTATCGCCGCCACCGAAACGCAGGCCTGGGAAAAGGCTAAAGAGATCCTGCATGTCGCCACCGAACATGCCGAAAAAACCGGCGTGGGCTATAAGAACAAACCCAACAGCGTGGGCGCTCAACGCCTGCTGAAAACCGTGGCGCAGGGCGAAGTGGTGGATAAACGCCTGTGGACTGGCATCGCCAGGCTGTTCGGCGGCGGGCACAATTCCACTGCGCTGGTGGGCACCCCGGAGCAAGTGGCCGACGCCCTGCTCGATTACTACGATCTGGGGGTGCGCAACTTCCTGATCCGCGGTTTCGATCCGCTCAACGACGCCCAGGAATACGGCAAAGAACTGCTGCCGATCGCCCGAGCCAAAATCGCCCAGCGCGCCGCCAGGCAAAGCGCCTGA
- a CDS encoding LysR family transcriptional regulator, whose protein sequence is MQLLNLRQIEVFRAVMITGSINGAAQLLYVSQPAVSRMLSHTEARIGFQLFERVKGRLYPSPEARCLFNDVESVYRDIQRVNTTLHNLVQQRHGVLRIASSPSLGHQLVPDAIGAFRQCNDEILVSLECLRHMLLRERLLEQQADLGISLFPIDHPNLRVVPLSYIRVRVVCPAGHPITQVPANELPAALAEMPFIGYSADTPFHHFMKQVFERVGLPYRPSIDVDSPHHACALVKNGTGFSVVDEISFQASGSERMAVLPILNEERLTISLVHLRNEPLAQFAQVFVEHLRSVLAESGFNLFNMD, encoded by the coding sequence ATGCAGTTGCTTAATCTGCGTCAGATTGAGGTATTTCGCGCGGTCATGATCACCGGTTCGATCAACGGCGCCGCGCAACTTCTGTATGTATCGCAGCCCGCGGTCAGCCGCATGCTGTCCCACACCGAGGCGCGTATTGGCTTCCAATTGTTCGAGCGGGTTAAGGGGCGGCTATATCCTTCGCCGGAGGCGCGCTGCCTGTTTAATGACGTTGAGTCGGTGTATCGCGATATCCAGCGCGTCAATACCACGCTGCACAATCTGGTGCAGCAGCGCCACGGCGTGCTGCGCATCGCCAGTAGCCCCAGTCTGGGGCATCAATTGGTGCCGGACGCCATCGGTGCTTTCCGGCAGTGCAATGACGAGATCCTCGTCAGCCTGGAGTGCCTGCGGCATATGCTGTTGCGCGAGCGGTTGCTTGAGCAGCAGGCAGATCTCGGCATTTCGCTGTTCCCGATTGATCACCCCAATTTGCGCGTCGTTCCGCTGAGCTATATCCGGGTGAGGGTGGTGTGCCCGGCGGGCCATCCGATTACGCAAGTCCCGGCCAACGAATTGCCTGCTGCGTTGGCGGAGATGCCGTTTATCGGTTATTCCGCCGATACGCCGTTCCACCACTTTATGAAACAGGTTTTCGAACGGGTGGGTTTGCCTTACCGGCCGAGCATTGATGTGGACTCCCCGCACCACGCCTGTGCGCTGGTGAAAAACGGCACCGGCTTTTCGGTGGTTGATGAGATTTCCTTCCAGGCATCGGGTTCCGAGCGTATGGCTGTCCTGCCGATACTTAATGAAGAACGCCTGACCATCAGCCTGGTGCACCTGCGCAATGAACCGTTGGCGCAATTTGCACAGGTGTTTGTCGAGCATCTGCGCAGCGTGTTGGCCGAGAGCGGTTTTAACCTGTTCAACATGGATTAA
- a CDS encoding cysteine dioxygenase, whose amino-acid sequence MTTPLRLDRLRGFIEQLAQLHQQPLGDAARLEQAAQLLAKLVKQDDWLAEEYARPHPKHYQQYLLHVDSAQRFSIVSFVWGPGQVTPIHDHRVWGLIGMLRGAETNQRYVLDGQGVPQPEGGAERLTAGQVAKLSEQDGDIHQVSNAFNDRVSISIHVYGGNIGAVKRAVYGESGAVKPFISGYSNTQLPNIWDLSKEV is encoded by the coding sequence ATGACAACGCCATTACGCTTAGACCGTTTACGCGGGTTCATTGAACAATTGGCCCAACTGCATCAACAGCCGCTGGGCGATGCGGCGCGGCTGGAACAGGCGGCGCAGTTGCTGGCCAAACTGGTCAAACAGGATGACTGGCTGGCCGAAGAATACGCCCGCCCACATCCTAAACATTATCAGCAGTACCTGCTGCACGTTGATTCCGCCCAGCGCTTTTCCATCGTCAGCTTCGTTTGGGGGCCGGGGCAGGTCACGCCGATCCATGACCACCGCGTGTGGGGGCTGATTGGCATGCTGCGCGGCGCTGAAACCAACCAACGTTATGTGCTCGACGGCCAGGGCGTGCCCCAGCCCGAAGGCGGCGCCGAGCGGTTAACCGCCGGGCAGGTGGCGAAACTGTCCGAACAAGACGGCGATATTCACCAGGTCAGCAATGCGTTTAACGATCGCGTGTCGATCAGCATTCATGTGTATGGCGGCAATATCGGCGCCGTTAAGCGTGCGGTGTATGGCGAAAGCGGCGCGGTGAAGCCTTTTATCTCCGGTTACTCCAACACTCAACTGCCTAATATTTGGGATCTTTCTAAGGAAGTGTAA
- a CDS encoding AraC family transcriptional regulator, with protein MSQPFIKPNNTRFLPRSGRLYQLQTIDAQGIEPEQRFEILTGKLKPCGIDVANNRRPEAIIALHHTISGVHGDFCSTSGSVHHSRFDPHQAYAGSLFISLFLQGSVKLTGRKVTENKDIFAGSLALALYERNRPIIYDSNNVKQLYLILPYMQARAAFGGGLDELILPLDVHPLAPFIRSQMLLLDAHAARLATKAIASILDGLHSMAILMLADIGKQRGNYTDKTKTFIYIAAKSYIEQHYARMDLTPDIIAQALHCSRSSLDRACLEQRTSVMKLLHEVRLNAVRHKLENSAEERIETIAYQCGFSNPSVLSKLYKLRFGLSPKAWREEYITPIPARANSERYALLHSRSGLIQQRGGS; from the coding sequence ATGAGCCAACCTTTCATTAAGCCTAATAACACACGTTTTTTGCCGCGCTCTGGCCGGCTGTACCAGCTGCAGACTATTGATGCGCAGGGCATCGAACCGGAACAGCGGTTCGAGATCCTGACTGGCAAGCTCAAGCCCTGTGGAATCGATGTTGCTAACAATCGGCGGCCGGAAGCTATCATCGCTTTGCACCATACCATTTCGGGCGTTCATGGGGATTTCTGTTCCACGTCGGGTTCTGTGCACCACAGCCGGTTTGATCCACATCAGGCTTATGCCGGCAGCTTGTTTATTTCATTATTCCTGCAAGGCAGCGTAAAGCTAACAGGGAGAAAAGTAACAGAAAATAAAGATATTTTCGCAGGTTCGCTGGCTTTGGCGCTATACGAAAGAAACAGGCCGATTATCTACGATAGCAATAACGTTAAGCAGCTCTACCTTATTCTGCCGTATATGCAAGCGCGCGCGGCGTTTGGCGGTGGCCTTGACGAACTGATATTGCCGCTTGATGTCCATCCTTTGGCGCCATTTATTCGCTCCCAGATGCTGTTGCTGGACGCACATGCAGCACGCTTGGCCACCAAGGCCATCGCCAGCATTCTGGATGGGTTGCACAGTATGGCAATATTAATGCTGGCGGATATTGGAAAGCAACGTGGAAATTACACCGATAAGACCAAGACTTTTATTTATATTGCGGCGAAAAGTTATATTGAGCAGCATTACGCGCGTATGGATTTAACGCCGGATATTATCGCACAGGCGTTACATTGCTCACGTTCCAGCCTGGACCGGGCTTGTCTGGAACAACGTACGTCGGTAATGAAGCTGCTGCATGAGGTGCGCCTGAATGCGGTCAGGCACAAACTGGAAAACAGCGCTGAGGAGCGCATTGAGACAATTGCTTATCAGTGCGGTTTCAGTAACCCCAGCGTATTAAGCAAGCTGTATAAATTGCGCTTTGGCTTATCACCAAAAGCCTGGCGCGAAGAATATATAACGCCCATTCCGGCGCGCGCCAATAGCGAACGCTATGCATTGCTGCATTCGCGCTCGGGTTTGATTCAGCAGCGCGGCGGGTCATAG
- a CDS encoding AEC family transporter, whose translation MSVSQTILPVFLLIILGYILARRGALDTHANQALASLAFKLFMPMVLFTGMVNAPLHDGLDTRILAAYFVPALFIFAVVNLFTHRSLGHPTPFGLTASFSNNALIGLAMVAGLYGNAGLVLLFTVLAVHSLLLFSFQSLYSCLAGSEPFKPAVLIASLANPMIVGLLLGTVVNLSGLVLPGWSMKLATWLAQAALPCALIVLGANLSGYRLRPNAYVVGITAAKLAAMPLLVLLVCMLLGISGLPRGVLVLMAANPSGVNVLGFSRSQQDSQITSSAICLTTLLSMATLPLWMWINTLL comes from the coding sequence GTGAGCGTGTCGCAAACCATTCTGCCCGTTTTTCTGCTGATCATTCTGGGATATATTCTTGCTCGCCGCGGGGCGCTGGATACCCATGCCAACCAAGCGTTGGCTAGCCTGGCCTTTAAACTGTTTATGCCGATGGTTCTGTTCACCGGGATGGTTAATGCGCCGCTGCACGACGGCCTGGACACCAGGATCCTGGCGGCCTACTTTGTGCCCGCGCTGTTTATTTTCGCCGTGGTCAATCTGTTCACCCATCGCAGCCTGGGCCACCCGACCCCGTTCGGCCTGACGGCCTCTTTTTCCAACAATGCCCTGATCGGCCTGGCCATGGTGGCCGGGCTGTATGGCAACGCCGGGCTGGTGTTGCTGTTTACCGTACTGGCCGTCCACAGTCTGCTGCTGTTCAGCTTTCAAAGCCTGTATAGCTGCCTCGCCGGCAGCGAGCCCTTTAAACCCGCGGTACTGATCGCCAGCCTCGCCAACCCGATGATCGTTGGGCTGCTGTTGGGGACGGTGGTTAATTTGTCCGGCCTGGTGCTGCCAGGCTGGAGTATGAAACTGGCGACCTGGCTGGCGCAGGCGGCGTTGCCCTGCGCGCTGATCGTCCTCGGCGCCAATCTCTCCGGCTATCGGCTGCGCCCCAACGCCTATGTGGTCGGCATCACCGCCGCCAAGCTGGCCGCCATGCCGTTGCTGGTCCTGCTGGTATGTATGCTGTTGGGCATCAGCGGCCTGCCGCGCGGGGTGCTGGTGCTGATGGCCGCCAACCCCTCCGGCGTCAACGTGCTGGGGTTCTCGCGATCGCAGCAAGACAGCCAGATAACCAGTTCGGCCATTTGCCTGACGACGCTACTGTCGATGGCGACGCTGCCGCTGTGGATGTGGATCAACACATTACTATGA
- a CDS encoding N-carbamoyl-D-amino-acid hydrolase codes for MREIVIGGAQLGAIQKSDSRESVVQRMLALLEQARRQGCELVVFPELALTTFFPRWYMDDQREVDSWFEREMPNDVTRPLFDFSREHGIAITFGYAELTPDGHHYNTSIVTDRQGNIVGKYRKVHLPGHVEFDPHRDFQHLEKRYFEPGDIGFPTWENLGAVMGMCICNDRRWPETYRVMGLQGVELITLGYNTPSVNSLQRGEGETQRLFHSELCMQAGAYQNATWVVGVAKAGVEDGFPLMGGSVIVDPNGFVVARANGQGDELITHRCDMDLCQFGKSTIFDFARHRRIEHYGIITRQTGVERP; via the coding sequence ATGCGCGAAATCGTAATTGGCGGTGCTCAGTTGGGCGCGATCCAGAAAAGCGACTCGAGAGAGAGTGTGGTCCAGCGGATGCTGGCGTTGCTGGAACAGGCGCGGCGGCAAGGGTGCGAACTGGTGGTGTTCCCTGAGCTGGCCCTGACGACGTTTTTTCCTCGTTGGTATATGGACGATCAGCGTGAAGTCGACAGCTGGTTTGAGCGCGAAATGCCGAATGACGTCACGCGGCCATTATTTGATTTTTCCCGTGAGCACGGCATCGCCATCACCTTTGGTTACGCCGAGCTGACCCCCGATGGTCACCATTACAACACTTCAATCGTTACCGATCGCCAGGGCAATATCGTCGGCAAATACCGCAAAGTGCACCTGCCAGGGCATGTCGAGTTCGATCCCCATCGTGATTTTCAGCATTTGGAAAAGCGCTATTTCGAACCGGGTGATATTGGTTTCCCAACCTGGGAAAACCTGGGGGCGGTGATGGGTATGTGCATCTGTAACGATCGCCGCTGGCCAGAAACCTATCGGGTCATGGGCTTGCAGGGGGTGGAGTTGATCACGCTGGGCTACAACACCCCTTCGGTCAATTCATTGCAACGCGGCGAAGGCGAAACGCAACGGCTGTTCCATTCCGAGCTCTGCATGCAGGCCGGCGCTTACCAGAATGCCACTTGGGTGGTCGGGGTTGCGAAGGCCGGCGTAGAGGATGGTTTTCCGCTAATGGGGGGCAGCGTGATTGTCGATCCCAACGGGTTTGTGGTGGCCAGAGCGAATGGGCAGGGCGATGAGCTGATTACCCACCGCTGCGATATGGATCTGTGCCAGTTTGGCAAAAGCACCATCTTCGACTTTGCCCGCCACCGGCGCATCGAACACTACGGCATTATCACCCGCCAGACCGGCGTTGAGCGCCCGTAA
- a CDS encoding ABC transporter substrate-binding protein: MAQFSVLLRAVGLSATLLTASLAQGAIGDAKLVLGDQARGLRSLVEAAGVMKDAPYQYQWANFQGAAPLFEAQRADAVDTSYAGDLPVLMAAAGGVDFKLIQTNVGYGQSNGIIVPKDSPLHSVQQLKGQTVVVSSARGSISQNLLYAALQEAGLQREDVQIQFVMPTDASAAFSTGKVAAWAVFDPYLGVAEQSGARLLRDGQGLTPSLGFLTATTRSLADPDKRAAIKDFAERVAKARQWAIDHPAEYAKVYAQLTRLPLETARHIADRTSKGAHSVNQQDINVLQPVADLFYQLKILPNHVDVSQLIDQEFTPVK, from the coding sequence ATGGCGCAGTTTTCTGTTTTACTTAGGGCCGTGGGGCTGAGCGCCACGTTATTGACGGCATCGCTGGCGCAGGGGGCGATCGGCGACGCCAAACTGGTGCTGGGGGATCAGGCCCGCGGATTACGCAGTTTGGTCGAGGCCGCAGGCGTGATGAAAGATGCGCCTTATCAGTATCAATGGGCCAATTTCCAGGGGGCGGCGCCGTTGTTTGAAGCGCAGCGCGCAGATGCCGTGGATACCTCCTATGCCGGGGATTTGCCGGTATTGATGGCGGCGGCGGGCGGGGTGGATTTTAAGCTGATTCAGACCAACGTCGGCTATGGTCAGTCTAACGGGATTATTGTGCCGAAGGATTCACCGTTGCACAGCGTTCAGCAGTTGAAAGGGCAAACGGTGGTGGTTTCCTCGGCGCGTGGCAGCATCTCGCAAAACTTGCTGTACGCGGCGTTGCAGGAAGCCGGGCTGCAGCGGGAAGATGTGCAGATTCAGTTCGTGATGCCCACCGACGCCAGCGCGGCATTCAGCACCGGCAAAGTGGCGGCCTGGGCGGTTTTTGATCCCTATTTGGGCGTTGCGGAGCAAAGCGGTGCGCGCCTGCTGCGTGATGGCCAGGGGTTAACCCCGTCGCTCGGTTTTTTGACCGCCACTACGCGCTCGTTGGCCGATCCGGACAAGCGGGCGGCCATCAAAGACTTCGCCGAGCGCGTCGCCAAGGCGCGGCAGTGGGCGATCGATCACCCGGCGGAATACGCCAAAGTTTACGCCCAACTGACGCGTTTACCGCTGGAAACCGCCAGGCACATTGCGGATCGCACGTCAAAGGGCGCGCACAGCGTTAATCAGCAGGACATTAATGTGCTGCAGCCGGTGGCCGATCTGTTTTATCAGTTAAAGATTTTGCCGAACCACGTGGATGTTAGTCAGTTGATCGACCAGGAATTTACGCCGGTGAAGTAA
- a CDS encoding LysR family transcriptional regulator, with product MRTDDIDALLAVVQFASLNQAAEYLGISQSAMTRRLQSFEQSLGATLLDRQTKPLKLTAIGHRVYEQCLTIKRETKRLESLLNQDAEPSGPLRLGIPQSLSEIALRPALVALGEHYPQLRPQVVCGWGGQLIKRLENVELDSLLAMGPAQQSFDDSLVAKALCPLEVVVIAGKSLNLNATRLSGCAHLGWVLNPDGCGLRAGLNRDLQAQGLGLKINVETAGAQLQISLVAQGLGLGLVPRAALTHSPHRDDIAIVELADFQPKVQLWQVSSPGLGNLQRPTTFFAERIVQELRS from the coding sequence ATGCGTACAGACGACATTGACGCACTGCTGGCGGTGGTGCAATTCGCTTCGCTTAACCAGGCCGCGGAATACCTTGGCATCAGCCAATCCGCCATGACCCGCCGCCTGCAAAGCTTTGAACAAAGCCTGGGCGCCACGCTGCTGGATCGCCAAACCAAACCACTTAAACTGACGGCCATCGGCCACCGCGTCTATGAACAGTGCCTGACGATCAAACGCGAAACCAAGCGGCTGGAAAGCCTGCTTAATCAGGATGCGGAACCGAGCGGCCCGCTGCGCCTGGGCATCCCGCAAAGCCTGAGTGAAATCGCCTTGCGGCCGGCGCTGGTGGCCCTGGGCGAACATTACCCGCAGTTGCGCCCGCAGGTGGTCTGCGGCTGGGGCGGGCAGTTGATCAAACGCCTGGAAAACGTTGAGCTGGACAGCCTGCTCGCCATGGGGCCAGCGCAGCAAAGCTTCGATGACAGCCTGGTGGCAAAGGCGCTGTGCCCGCTGGAAGTGGTGGTGATCGCCGGCAAAAGCCTTAACCTCAACGCCACCCGCCTCAGCGGCTGCGCCCACCTCGGCTGGGTATTGAACCCCGACGGTTGCGGCCTGCGCGCCGGCTTAAACCGCGACCTGCAGGCGCAGGGGCTGGGGTTGAAAATCAACGTGGAAACCGCCGGCGCCCAGTTGCAAATTAGCCTGGTGGCACAAGGGCTGGGGCTTGGGCTGGTGCCCAGAGCCGCGTTAACCCACAGCCCGCACCGGGACGATATCGCTATTGTTGAGCTGGCTGATTTCCAGCCGAAGGTGCAACTGTGGCAGGTCAGCAGCCCGGGGCTGGGCAACCTGCAACGCCCCACCACCTTTTTTGCCGAGAGGATCGTGCAAGAACTGCGTAGTTAA